GGGGCCTGGTGGTTGAGGTGGAGAAGCTCCGCAGGGAACCGTACGACAGTGAAAACCCCGACCACGAGCAGATGCTGATGAAGGTACACTGTCACTGTGAGACCCTGATATCCCCCAGGAATGTAACCAGTTGGTAAAGTCACAGACCAGATTGATTGGACTTTTGATTCGAGCCTTTTCtaggcattttacatttacatttagtgatttagcagacgctcttatccagagcgacttacagtaagtacagggacattcccccccgaggcaagtagggtgaagtgccttgcccaaggacacaacgtcattttgcacggccggggaatcgaaccagcaaccttctgattactagcccgattccctaaccgctcagccagatGACTCTCGATTTTAGGGGGTCCTTCGCTAGTCTCTGTTTACGTGGATGTGGAACGTGTATGTAGAACGCGTAAGTGGAACATAAATGTGGAACATATGTTTCTCCGCTGCAGCTCTGGAGAGAACTGTGTCCAGACTCTCCTCTCACTGGGCGTGTCTCCAAGCAGTGGTGCGAGATCGGTTTCCAGGGCAACGACCCCAAGACGGACTTCAGAGGCATGGGTTTACTGGGCCTACATAAccttttgtaagtgtgtgtgtgtgtatatatatttttgcttGATAGAGACCCCTTACctcacagcaaaaaaaaaatggtctCTGATATGTGACTTAATAGATCATTTTCCCCAGACATCGATTAAGCCTAGTCTCAGACTGTGGAGATCTTCACTTAACGTTTCTCTTAGTTTAGGAtttatgtctgggaaactgtctgcttgtgtgtgggtcATTGTTGAAAATAGAAAAATGAACAAAAGTACCAAACACAACTGTGTCATGTTTGCTTCCTGTAGGTATTTTGCTGAACATGACAAGGCCACTGCTCTCCAGGTGCTGCATGACTCCCTCCAGCCCAAACacaggtagaacacacacacaccctcacagacacacaccctcactcacacacacaccctcacagacacacaccctcactcacacgtacacacacatacacatacacgcatgcatgcacgcaagcacacacaccctcacagacacacactcacacgtacacacacatacacatacacgcatgcatgcacgcaagcacacacaccctcacatacgCACCCTAAACCATAGCTCCCACTGCTAACCTGTACTTCCACACCGCTAGCCTTCATTTCTCACGGCATTGCTGTGCTTTTCTAATGATTTCTCTGGTCACTCACCACCTTGGTTCAGTCAAACACTGTCGTCGAGGCCTTCTGCACTCCGAGGCTCGTTCTATATCCGTTTGGCTTGATTAGCATCTCATTCAGCACGCTCACCGTCTCATGCCGATGTTggtgtctctccacccctccctctctctcacctcggaGCGTACGCAGAGACGCAAGGTACTCCATTTCACTTTCATTTCAGAGCCGCGAACGTTTGCTTGCCGGACATCTTGGTTTCATGTGCTTCTTATGTGCTGCTTCTCTTCGCTCTCCGACTCTGAACTGAACACCAACAGTAGAGCTAGATCCAGCTCTAGTCatggttagttagttagttagttgcTCAGCTCTGTATTAGCTTAGATTTATTTAAGTTTAAGAAGATACATATTAGATGTTACTCTCAAGCATCCTTCCATGTCAGGAGCAGTGAGATCAGGTTCTTCCTGGTCTTAACCAGAGTTAGAGGAGAGTTATACTAATCCTAATTCTAATTTAGTCTCGATGCTAACTTAGTCTCTGTCCTAACTTAGTCTTTATCCTCCTCAGTAAAATGTCCAAAGCAGATTGGGAGAAGAAGAACTTAGACAAGGCTATCGGGTGAGTATCTGATCCCTGGACACCCGTGAAGAAATTTTTATGTTCTATTTGATGCAGTGGCTAAAACGGATTGAATCTGGCCTGGTCGCTAAGATGCATTTATTCCTCTTTACAAACTGTCCAACAAAGCATGAaaaacactttcctagtcagggttaaaagggggtgcattaagcctaccatgaaatgcaccccctctactgtctgttctgtatatcccagcattaaatgattcttactgtacacttagggcactagtatgagtaaccacagtacgtttcaggcatgtgacactttcttagtcagagttagcagggggtgcatttcatggcaagaaggaatacaacaagcctgtcgtgaaatggaCCCCCTAAATGATTTGTAcggtacactgagggcactagtatgagtaagtacagtaagtttcaggcatgtaacactttcctagtcagggttagcaggggtgcattaagcctgccatgcccccctccaaaaaaaacaatacatcTTAAATGTCCCATGTATAACGAGATGTAAATAAACCCCTTCACTACCTTCCAGGTTCTCGTTTGCCATCGTGGGCATCAACATCACAGACCTGGCCTACTGCATGCTGGTCAGCGGAGCCCTGAAGACGCACCTGTACAACGTGGCTCCAGAGATGCCCAGCCTTCTCCACTTTCAGCAGACCTTCTGTGAGTACGAGCCACAAGGCTGCGATCACGCTGGTAATAAAGCTGTGAACAACTCGTTACATTAAGGCTAGCTCACCAGGAGAACCAGGTATTAGCATGGTTTTAATTAGATGACAACCAGATATTAGCATGGTTCTAGCTAGATGACAACCAGGTATTAGCATGGTTCTTGCCAGATGACAACCAGGTATTAGCATGGTTCTTGCCAGATGACAACCAGGTATTAGCATGGTTCTGACAACCAGGTATTAGCATGGTTCTAGCTAGCTGAACCCATGTTGCTCCCCCAGGTTACCTGATGCAGGAGTTCCACCGGTTCTGGATCGAGGAAGACCCCTGTGACATCATGGAGTTCAACCGCGTACGTTCCAAGTTCCACAAGAAGGTTCTGCGCCAGCTGAGGAACCCGGACATGACACTGTGTCCTCATTTCTCCGCCTCTGATCTCCACCTGGTCAATCTGTAGACAcgcccctccatcacctccacctgtaAACAcgcccctccatcacctccacctgtaGACACGcagctccatcacctccacctgtaGACAcgcccctccatcacctccacctgtaGACACGCCCCTCCATCACTTCCACCTGTTAACACGCCTCTTGATCACCTCAGATTTAAAGTCAGCTGATCTCTTTGATATTCATCCCCCTTCCTGGCTACTCCACATCACTGCCAGCAGCTCCcacagtacacagtacacagacacacacacacacacacacacaggcccctccTCTCATGGCAACGTTAGACCACCAGCATTGCAGAGGACCTCAGGACTGTAGGTGTGGAGAATCCACCACAGTCTCTCCAAGTCATTCTGTCGCTTTAACAGTCAACAACACGATTGTACAAAAACCCATAGTTGCCACTGATGTTATCTCAATGGGTTTTGATAATATTACACGCTTTCTTAATTAGCCTCTCGTCAGTGCAGTGTAATGTGATAATACTTCTGAATGTTGGACAGGGGAGCTAAGGTAGGACGCAATGCCTCCTTTCAACCAGCAGGTGGCGGTGTTGATGATGCAGCACTGTCACGCTCAGAGCCGGTTAACCTATAAAgcagctgtagcctactgtctgTGAGTGCGGAGATCGCGGTCTGCATAACGTAGGCCTACTCCATACCCAGTTAAGGAGTACCGTTGTGTTGTGTGCACAGAGACAATGTATTGAGGCTTTTTATATGTGAAACAAGCCGAGAAGGTTGGCTTTAATCATACAGTGTAGCCCTGAGCAGAAATCCTGTTTGTCAATCACAGCGTCATTTGCCTAATCATCTAGACACTGCATTGTATTTCTGTTTCGGATGCATGATTCACTTCAAAAGAAACAAATCGCTTTGCCAAACGTAGAATGAAAAAGAGACTTATAACAGTGACGAGCAGAGCAACTAATTTCAAATTCTGATTTCATgaatgtttttttatattttctctTTTTACAATGGTCTTATTGTATGTGTAAATCTTTTGTTGATTTATTGAATATGACACACGTTTATCCACTGTTTTAGTAGCCAAAGCAACAATTTTTATTTATCTTAATATATCTACCACCTGTTAGTTTAAGCACCAAAGGTGCCTGTTTATCCTATAGGCTGTGTACTCACTGAATGATTTAATCATATGAAGGTCTGATGTCACATAAGAAACACTTCGAGCTCCGATGCTATAGATTGTTGTTACTGGATTTTGAAGTTAATTTTAACTGAGCTATGGGCAGATCCAATGCAGTAGATATCGATTGACTGCATGAAGATTGACCGATGTGACCAACGTTATAGGCTACTTACAGCCCTCTCTCACGTTTCATTTTATGAGTTAGAGTTAAACATGTTTTTACCTTTTAAGTGAATGTCAGTGCTACTATTGTCTTTGTCAACCGTTTGCTTGTGTGAATGTGATTCATCTCACGCAGTTGCTGTTATCTTTGCGTCACTGTGGACATTGCACTACTGTAAATACACACGGGTTCATGTCGCTGATAGCGCTCTGATAGATTGTCTTACTTGAGTGTATGGAAATTATTTCCCAGTACTGACTGAAACGTAGTTGAATTTAGATACAAGCTGTTGTACATTCTGCTTTAATAACATCTCAGACATACTGAGATCAACATGCATGACGGTATCCAAGGTGTGTCCGACATCTTGCCGTTTCTTGTATTTCATCTTGAGAAATCTAAACATTTCTATATGCTTATATACATCGTGCTATGTAACTGGTGCTTTTGAGATCACAATAAAAGCTAAATGTTGAGTGATGTGTATTCTCTGGTGTCATGACTACAGGTGCAGTACCCCATTCTTCCAGTGTCCTCCCAGAGCGCGCCTCCTTTAGGCTAGCCTACTGCATCACCAGCTGCCAATGTAATGtagtaatcagaatcagaaggttgccagttcgattcccggctgtgccaaatgactttgtgtcgttgggcaaggcacttcaccctacttgcctcgggggaatgtccctgtacttgctgtaagtcgctctgtataagagcgtctgctaaatgacgtaatgtaatgtaaatgtaatatgccAATCATGTTTCAAAGTctggacgaggatgaggacgaGAACGGGACGTTTCAAAGTCCACTCCTCATACAAAATGACATGGAAAACGAAACTAGAACGGAGGGAGTTACGGCAAGGAGTATATAGGATTGAATTTGCTGCTGATGAAGACATTTGTAGCATTTGATCTCTCCGTAAAGTGCGCAAACTCCTAAAGAATTTGGAGGATACGGCAACCGACAGATTCAACTATGGAAAACGCTTGTGGTAAATTGAAATTATACATAGGCTATTTATTTGttccaaatataaataaaactgCTAAATAGTATGAGAAAGATCACTAGCTTACAATCACTGATTTTATTTACAATAGCCTGGTTAGGCGTTGAGAAAACATACAACTTTACAGTAACGTGTTCGGTTTGACTTGGGCTAGTTGACTTTTGTATTCAGACGATTCTGTTGAATAGAAAGAGCAGacttaggccgaatcccaattctctgtcttacccctagccattgtccctcgaaactgaggggtaagggctacatagccctatgaaatgagacaccaccTGGTTACGTATATcaatgtctccaaagcaagtagtgttatgcactgataacaaacgaaattcgctgctaatggagtctagttaaaactgtagacatacatggagtccattcaaggctaatcagagaaatgcgggactgttgtgcaaatctgCAAGGTAACGTTAACGTAGCAAACTAGCAATTTTTaaaaaacgtttcaattaagaacatggttgcaaatacatatgtagcctacaggactgtgaagagcacaaaacaagactgtcataattACTCTCACGTGAACacgcaaaactaagggctaggggtaaggggtaggggtaagacagagtattgggattcggccttaatTCCTACTGTATGTGGGGGCAAATGTAACCTTTTGTTAAAGCGTAGTCGACTACTGAATGTCTGAAGATGCGGGTTGTCCCCGCACGATAGTATAGCAGACACGTAGATAATGcaaatacaattatataaaTAGCCTAAAGTAGGTCAAAGTTGTAAGCAAATAACAAACGTAGATAGAGGCAAACCAATGCCCATTCTAAAGAGACCCGTTTCTTCTCTGAAGGCCCAGAGGAACTGACGCTGGTCCTGTTGGGGAAGACTGGAGCAGGGAAGAGCAGCGCGGGGAACACTCTTCTGGGCAGGAAAGCCTTCGATGATAAATGTTCCTCTGAGTCTCAGACTCAGGACTGCACCCGCATGGAGGGTGACATGTGTGGCCGGAAGCTCGTCGTGATCGACACCCCGGGGATCTTTGACACCAACAGGCCTGAGAAGGACCTGGAGGATGCGCTGGTGTCGTGTCTGACTGAATGCGCCCCGGGGCCGCATGCCTTTGTGCTGGTGCTTGAGGTGGGGAGGTACACAGACGAGACCAATGAGACCATGAGGAAGATCTGGGATTTATTTGGGGAAGAGGCCAGGAAACACACGGTTGTCCTCTTCACGCACGGCGACAACCTGGACAAGGGCATGACAATCCACGACTTCTTAGAGGACGACCCCGACCAGAACAGGAAGAGTCTCAAAGCGAACGGGAAGAAGGACGACGCGGAAACAATCAAAAACCTTGTTGAGGATTGTGGAAACCGAGTTCACGTGATCGACAATAAACACTGGAACAAGAGGAGTGTTGATCAGGAGCTTCTGCTGAAAATGGCGACATGTGGCTTGAGTGAAACTCAGCTGCAGGAACTCACCTGCGTGCTGCAGGCAGGCGTGTCCACAGACAACACATACCGGAGTAACGACTTCCAAGTGTCTGAGTTGATAGGAACCATATGCACTATGGTGGCCAAGAATGGTGGATGCTACACCAACCTGGTTCTGCAGAAACTGGCTGAAGCGATCAAGGCGGAGGTGGAGAAGATAAaggcagagctggaggagggtggagacaaGCAGGACATGGCGGTGATCCAGAGGCGAGCCAGGGAAAGGGTGAGGACCAGGACCCTGAGGATGTTAGCGGGTGTGGGTACCGGGGTGCTGATGGGGGCGTTCCTCGGCTTGGCGGTTACAACAACGCTGCCCGTCGTCCTGGTGACCGGACTGCTGACCACCATAGCAATCCAATTAGCCGTGGAGTTTAACTGTCCACCAGGGGGTGACAAATTTCTGCTGTCCAAAGGAAAAGAAGTGTGTGTTGCCATCCCAGCAGCTGTTGCCACGGCGAAGACTTTACTGAAAAACAGCAAAGATCTAGTGAAATCGGTAGGAATCGGGGCAGCGGGCGGGGCAGCGGGCGGGGCAGCGGGCGGGGCAGCAGTTGTAGACTCGGTGACAACGGGGGCAGCTGTGGGAGCCAggctgggggcgggggcagcTGCTGGGGTGGGGCTTGCCGTGGGGGCCGCGGTCATGACCACCATGGGGGCCATCCAAGGGGGGGTCATGGGGGCGAAAGTCGCAGAGAAGGCAGACGATCCTGATGAAGCAGCAAAGAAAACCCTGGATTCTGTTACCGCCCGAGCCGTGAAGACCATCACAGACACCTGGGAATTCACCCAGAAGCTCTTCCAGCCTGGAGGACCACGCAACTAGACATACCACCATCTGTAGACCGGACATACCACCATCTGTAGACCGGACATACCACCAACCAACCATGAACTGTGACAAACAGAAATACCATCACTATTGGTGATGCACCAAAATGAAAATTCTGGGTGTAATGTAGCCGTGACAACCAGACATTCCATCAACTACAACAAACAACGAACTATCAAATGGAACTAACAGAACTGCAATGAGGAAGAAATTTAATCGAATatgaatatataaataataactgCACATTCACCTCTATTGTGTTAGAAATCGTGTGGAAATCGATATACTGAATAGAACTGATGCACTTTTGTATGTCAAATCAAGGTTAATGTTCTGTAAAATGTCCTTGTGACTTAACCGCAGTACAATGTTAAtgatgtcattgtttgtgtaccTGGCTAGTTTAGCATGTCGATTGATTGTTTGATCATGTGGTCATTTAGATTGGCACATTGGGATTGTTTTTTTGATTACATGCATGTTTTCTCGCTAAAAATTGTAACTGTCCTTTTGAGAAGAATATTCACCCAAATATTTGCTTAATGCTGCTGATTTAAACTACAACACTTAAAAATAAAAGATGGAGATCAACAAATTTACCTTTCAACAAGTACTATTTTTGTCttgttatattattatattcattaaacaataaaaaaaaaaagataaagtgCATGCATCTGTTGTGTATAAAAAGCAGGCCAAGTTTCTATAGAAATGTCACCAGACATGCTTGACATTCTGCTGTTTCCTCCACAAGAACCAGAGGAGCTGGAACTGGAGGTGCTGAGCCTGGCTTCTCTCCAGGACCCAGAGGTGCTGAGCCTGGCTTCTCTCCAGGAACCAGATGTGCTGAGCCTGGCTTCTCTCCAGGACCCAGATGTGCTGAGCCTGGCTTCTCTCCAGGAACCAGATGTGCTGAGCCTGGCTTCTCTCCAGGACCCAGAGGTGCTGAGCCTGGCTTCTCTCCAGGAACCAGATGTGCTGAGCCTGGCTTCTCTCCAGGACCCAGATGTGCTGAGCCTGGCTTCTCTCCAGGACCCAGAGGTGCTGAGCCTGGCTTCTCTCCAGGAACCAGAGGTGCTAAGCCTGGCTTCTCTCCAGGAACCAGATGTGCAGGTCCCCCAGGGACCTGAGAAGTTGAGGCTGGTACTGGTGGGGAAGACAGGAGCAGGTAAGAGCAGCGCTGGAAATACCCTACTGGGAGGAGGGGTCTTCTTCCACACATCCTGCCGCCCCCACGCCGACACCCAGCGCTGGAAGGTCCGAGCAGGCTGCATGGAGGGGAGGCCTCTCACCCTGGTGGATACCCCGGGCCTGGGGTCCTCGGACGGGGCTGACAGGacggtgaaggaggaggtgataTCTGGCCTGGAGGGCGTCTCCCCCGGCCCCCATGCCTTCCTGCTGGTGCTGCGAGTGGGCAGGTTCACCCGGGAGGAGAAGGCTGTGGTGGTGCGGTTGCAGAAGTGGTTCGGAAACCAGATGTTTAGTCACACCGTTATCCTCTTCACTCACGGTGACGACCTGGACCAGGGGATGGACATCTGGGAACACATAAACGCCAATTCTGACCTACGGGAGCTGGTGGAACTTTGCAGAAAGAGGGTCCACGTCGTTGACAACATGTACTGGAACGAGCTTTCAAGCACCAACGATGATGCGCTAAAAGTTGAACTATTACTGAGACTGATGGATCTGAAGGGGAATGTGAGCGTTGGTCCGGCCCAGATGGAGAGCTTGTTGAATGCTGTGGCCCGGTCAGAGATCACCACAGGATCGTCTGTCAATCTGGGAGAGACTCGTGCCTCTGCAGGCGAGGACTGTGATGGCGCCCGGAGCAGAAACAACAGAGCTCAGATCAGAGGGCTGATCAGGACTGTAGATAAGATGGTGAAAGAGAGCGGTTGTTACACCCGAGGAGACCGTTGCTGCATCCTGTGAAGAGGGATGGTCTCATGAGGGGGGAATGACGACCTGCGTGAATGTATCAATGTATAGGTGTTCCGTGTAGAGAATCTGCTGTTTTTATAGAGAGGCAGAAATATGGAACAACACGTTTTGCTGAATGTTTTCTGTTTTACTGACCTTGACAAACATGAAATTAAAAGTGTAATAAAAAGTGTAACAGTTTAATGATAGTGTTCTAAcaatgtaataacaacataataataatgtaataaaaatGCAACAGTGTACCTTTAccgttacttcccatctctgatgacaagagcagactgcagcgtatcatccgtactgctgagaaggtgattggctgcaatctgcctaccctcgaggacctgcacacctcgaggaccctgaggcgagcgaggaagattgtggccgactcctcccaccctggacactccctgtttcagtcactcccctccggcagaaggctgcggtctatcaggaccaatacctcacgccacaaaaacagtttcttcccttccgctgttggcctcttcaacaaggccaagggaccacactgactcaaatgacttattgcttaaaacacactgcttttgcactgcaccacaacatggtatcttgtacatttgtattttttgtaatatttgtatttttgtatttttatattgtaatttacggcaacttatatttatcccacttagtactgctagtttatgtacccttagtatagttagtccacatatttaaattttaggtatatgtttattgtatgcaccttcctgccaaagcaaattccttgtctgtgcaaactttcatggcgaataaatccctttctgattctgattctgattctgattctgattctgattctgattctgattagttGAGCTTTTGAAATGACAAATCTAATTTGACCTCTGCATTGCAACTTTTTCTGCTGTCACTAACTTCACGTCGCCACCAGATGGCGACGAGTCCCTTGTAGAATCCCTTAAGGCAGGGttctccaaccctggtcctcgagggccgctgttctgcatgttttagatgttttcacacctgtttcaaatgaatgggttgttatcaagctctgtggaaaccGGGTAATGAACAttcatgcaggacagcggccctcgaggcccaggattggagaaccctgccTTTCTTgtaacattttatatttatatatattttatatcttACATATTGTTTAGCTCCTTAGTATTAGAATTTTCTATTTTATTTATACGTTCTACTTTTTTaattaagatccgtatatgtttattgtatgcaccttcctgtgggggggggggggggggggggttgcagtgTGTGATGCGCCCCCTGGTGGCAAGACCCTGCTACTACAGATGCCGCAGCCAGGATCGGGTCAGGCTCTGGGCCTGACATGATGTTCAGGGACTCCTGGGTGATGGGAGCTGCTTCCTGTCTTGTGTTTGGTTGTTTTTATGTGTTTGTTGACTGGTCATTTTAGGCAACTATCAAAGGAGCTCCTTGTCAGATCCTAGACTAGGTGGACCCAGGCCAGAACCGAGACCAGAAATAGGAACAGGATCAAGACAAGAACCAGATATTCTGGATCTCTTCTGTTCAAGACCGTAGGCCAGACTACTGTGAGAGACTGTTAGGTTAGGATACTGTTAGGTAAGGTAGATGTTTACTCTGCAGTGGCGTTAGGTAAGGTAGATGTTTACTCTGTAGTAGTGAGGAGTCTCCCCCTGGAGCTGAGTGCTCCACTGCCATctgtccaccccctcccctcccctctccaccccctcccctctccacccctcccctctccacccctcccctctccaccccctcccctctccaccccctcccctctccacccctcccctctccaccccctcccctctccaccccctcccctctccacccctcccctctccaccccctcccctctccaccccctctcctctccaccccctcccctctccacccctcccctctccaccccctctcctctccaccccctcccctctccaccccctcccctctccaccccctcccctctccacccctcccctctccaccccctcccctctccaccccctcccctctccaccccctcccctctccacccctctcttccaccccctcccctctccaccccctcccctctccacccctctcctctcttccaccccatcccccctccaccgccctctccaccccctccaccgccctcctctctcctcccccccttcccccctcataCATGTTGTGTCCATGTGTAGGAGGCGTGTTCCCTGGGCTGGAAGGTCATAAAGGAACATGTGTAACGGTGTAGTGTTTTCCTCTGAACACACAGATTGGTTGGCTGTATTCTGGGATCGTTTTTCATGTTTATAGTTGCAGTGCCGTATAGACTGTTTAATCCACCTGCTCACATCAGGGAGACATAAAGCCCTGTACTCATAAACTTTACCAACGCTGTAGTATTGAAGTTCGTGGTTTTATTGTCCTCATTAGAGCCATTCCACCAGACTCTTCCGCTCAGCCGTCCCAGGAAAGAGGCACTCTTCCTTCACCAATAAAGTCACAGTAAGACTCATTTGGAATTTATTTTTACTAAAAAAGAATCAAAATAAAGATGTACAATTGAAACAAAAATGGGACACTATTTGAACATTGAGCTTTACAGACTTATGGCAAGACCAACAGACGATAGGTCTGAATTATATTAGTTGGTCGATCCTCTCAAGCAACAAGGTAActtctgccgtgtgtgtgtgtgtgtatgtgtgtgtgtgtctgtgtgtgg
This window of the Osmerus mordax isolate fOsmMor3 chromosome 19, fOsmMor3.pri, whole genome shotgun sequence genome carries:
- the LOC136962878 gene encoding ELMO domain-containing protein 1-like, encoding MKHFLRVVSQFLVFLYCKCLWRGLKFVVRKLTGRCELQRICYNNKPGARRTLKIESSLRHSKHELLQSALSVHPDAVEKTIDDIMTLKKINPDTNPQLGISLQASLFQVVGYRGLVVEVEKLRREPYDSENPDHEQMLMKLWRELCPDSPLTGRVSKQWCEIGFQGNDPKTDFRGMGLLGLHNLLYFAEHDKATALQVLHDSLQPKHSKMSKADWEKKNLDKAIGFSFAIVGINITDLAYCMLVSGALKTHLYNVAPEMPSLLHFQQTFCYLMQEFHRFWIEEDPCDIMEFNRVRSKFHKKVLRQLRNPDMTLCPHFSASDLHLVNL
- the LOC136962879 gene encoding GTPase IMAP family member 4-like, which translates into the protein MENACGPEELTLVLLGKTGAGKSSAGNTLLGRKAFDDKCSSESQTQDCTRMEGDMCGRKLVVIDTPGIFDTNRPEKDLEDALVSCLTECAPGPHAFVLVLEVGRYTDETNETMRKIWDLFGEEARKHTVVLFTHGDNLDKGMTIHDFLEDDPDQNRKSLKANGKKDDAETIKNLVEDCGNRVHVIDNKHWNKRSVDQELLLKMATCGLSETQLQELTCVLQAGVSTDNTYRSNDFQVSELIGTICTMVAKNGGCYTNLVLQKLAEAIKAEVEKIKAELEEGGDKQDMAVIQRRARERVRTRTLRMLAGVGTGVLMGAFLGLAVTTTLPVVLVTGLLTTIAIQLAVEFNCPPGGDKFLLSKGKEVCVAIPAAVATAKTLLKNSKDLVKSVGIGAAGGAAGGAAGGAAVVDSVTTGAAVGARLGAGAAAGVGLAVGAAVMTTMGAIQGGVMGAKVAEKADDPDEAAKKTLDSVTARAVKTITDTWEFTQKLFQPGGPRN
- the LOC136963487 gene encoding GTPase IMAP family member 9-like codes for the protein MEGRPLTLVDTPGLGSSDGADRTVKEEVISGLEGVSPGPHAFLLVLRVGRFTREEKAVVVRLQKWFGNQMFSHTVILFTHGDDLDQGMDIWEHINANSDLRELVELCRKRVHVVDNMYWNELSSTNDDALKVELLLRLMDLKGNVSVGPAQMESLLNAVARSEITTGSSVNLGETRASAGEDCDGARSRNNRAQIRGLIRTVDKMVKESGCYTRGDRCCIL